One Octopus sinensis linkage group LG21, ASM634580v1, whole genome shotgun sequence DNA segment encodes these proteins:
- the LOC115223042 gene encoding ovochymase-2 has product MNFQLALSLVVLLIFGQCQVRDNDIALIILPSPLDLNKCIQPVTLPDIHELKNLSNCITFDQNVKETSKELIPKQTSLLKNKCFEFVGKDQRLCEEFWATDSPNSCKEPMGSPLICLKSKNSQQVLVGFASAAGCYKGFTVYVNVAFHQKWLNLFSKELKEHQSIPSKLRNILTQ; this is encoded by the exons ATGAATTTTCAATTAGCTTTGTCCTTAGTTGTGTTGCTCATATTTGGGCAATGTCAGGTCAGAG ACAATGATATTGCTCTCATCATTCTACCATCTCCATTGGACCTAAACAAGTGCATTCAACCAGTGACCCTTCCAGATATTCACGAACTCAAGAATTTATCCAACTGCATTACCTTCGATCAGAATG TGAAAGAGACCTCCAAAGAACTCATTCCAAAACAGACATCACTTCTAAAAAACAAGTGTTTTGAGTTTGTTGGAAAAGACCAAAGACTATGTGAAGAATTTTGGGCCACAGACTCTCCGAACTCATGCAAG GAGCCTATGGGCAGTCCACTAATCTGTTTGAAAAGCAAAAACAGTCAGCAGGTGCTAGTCGGGTTTGCTTCAGCTGCTGGTTGTTACAAAGGGTTTACGGTGTATGTCAATGTTGCCTTTCATCAGAAATGGTTGAATCTGTTCTCCAAGGAATTAAAG